The window agcttgaaagtcactgaaactgaactagcttctattgaatagatgaggttcgtacaatggaaatttcgggttgtcacagagtaAACCCCTTTATatgatgtttacggcccagggacaactcaccatgagtttacggccgtaaactcatggtgaagggttctagtgtgtttaaggcttctagcttgttcatgggatttttctaagtacatttccaaaaaggcatgagtgggtttaaggctcctaagggcttcattagggagtttacggcctagggacaactcctaagggagtttacggccgtaaactctcattctttgagttttgtgaagattcaagcccctaatgccttgctagtaatttataatgaagtatgatgccattttgagggattaaatcaatgttttgggcatgtttaagggtgtttacggccttgacacatgtctgggccgtaaactccttttactcCATCATTTTATTGAGTTTAATTGATCTAACCCAAAAGgacaagcccctaatttatgtcttaagccttggtatgaatttagggcacctttctacatgtttttatgagtttacggccctggagctatttcttgggaagctttggccgtaaactcctaaatggagggtgtttgacatgtttaaggtccccaaactatttttagatgattctaggatttattccaaggctattggtgtagTTCTATggcttttaaacatgtaaaaatgagtttactccccatgtttgaggggtttacggcccaagcaccttccttggccgtaaaatcttatTTGCTCCTCAAAACTTAtgattagggtgttctaagtccggatttGCAAGCCATAAGGttgtatctaagtcccaatgttggtttggaggggttaaattGCTTAAAAAACCCACttattaagtgtttacggcccaatcatgttccttggccgtaaacacatgttccaagtccaattctatgctataaacacgaatcataatgtttagaatagtctagggtaagcggacttacaatttggaagcgtttggttgcggatttagggcgaaaacgagtctagacagagagtatagagagagagggtggaaaagctccaaatggagtttactcccctttatatatgggtgggagttggagctcagtggaattctacccaacactgccgttaaacggggcttttggtcgcacccaatttagtggtcgtaaattcgtaataataaaaactaactttttccaactaaatggaaatgtgtgttatgtgtttttattcccttttcTCACGACTTAACAGCATAATAAATATAAAcaatgaaatgtttatttaattgacgacctctaattaacggaacttttatacagtggaatattccgttaacggtaacggggtaatgcaacggaacaacttgggttatCACAACGTGGTTGGTGAGCAATAACATGGGGAGGAGACATGTATACTTCCTCATGAAGATCACCATTTAAGTACgcattcttgacatccatctgataaatCTTCCATAGGCGAATGGATGAAATTGCAATCAAGGTGTGAACAATCGTCATTTTCACATAGTTATATCGGCTTGCTACtttctgctctgataccatgtaaaatATCAAGACATAAAACGGCTAGAGTTTTATATTATTATCAAAATCAGAAGTATAAGATACAATAAAAGTAaaagacaatatatatatatatatatatatatatatatatatatatatatatatatatatatatatatatatatatatatatatatatatatatatatatatatatatatatatatatatagatttgctaattagggttttatagtTAATAGGTCAACATAAGACCTAATATAAAATATAGCCCAAAAGCTTATTAGGCTAAAAATTACTTGAGCAAATCCTTTATAAATAGATTAATAAACGAGCGTGGTTCATTTACCGATTCAGATATAGATATTAAACATTCTTTTTATGGCCTATGAAATGAAAGTCCTTCAATTTGACATGTTTTATAGATTTTGACCATGTAacgtcttttttttttgtttgttaatgTCTAGAATTTgccaaaaaaattaaatttttttctttGTTACCTATAATAATAGGTTTTTAGTTTAccattaaataaaatttataaaaatatcctTAGGTTTACAaatcttttatgtttttatcttaagtatttatatatatatatatatatatatatatatatatatatatatatatatatatatatatatatatatatatatatatatatatatatatatatatatatatatatatatatatatatatatatatatatataaaagaaaaatatatttatacacgATTTTTTAACTAAAcattgtataaatatatttttttgaaaaaaatatactTATGGTAAAATTGTAATAGTTTTGTAaacttaaagtttttttttttttttttttttgcaaacttAGAATTAATTGTAATCTAAGAACTTGCTGTTATAAGTAGATTGGGCAAAAAAAACTTCACAAATTTAGGACGGTAACGAACAAAAAatcatcataaaacaaaaccaataaaacatgataaactCCATCTCTTTATTATGTGAGTGAATTCCCCAAGCAAAATATTTGTCAAGATCTAAGTGTGTTAGAAGTTTAAAGTGTGTTTTTCATTCTCCATGTTCGTAATCAATCTTTTAGTTTTCATTTTTGTTCAAATAAATTCCGAAAGTCATTCCATAAACTCTAGattgttaaattttttttaaagaatttaGATTATTCGGTTTTATATAATCATATCAAATATATATTACTTTATGAAATGAGGATATGCGGTTATCTTTCTCAAATTTCAACTACTGAATTCGCATACAAGAAAAAGACACCAATAAAAATTATTCTCATACATTCATACATGTTGAACATGCATACCATGTCCAACACTAGTCGTGGTATTGAGCCGTGTAACGGTCCAATTGTCAtgttatttaaatatattaattaaaacacAACATTATTCAAACATACGTATCACCATCACCATCGATCACCATATAGTACGCCAAGTTTCTAGTTATGGGAACTCCACATCATTACATATCCTGCACACATAGAGATCATAATAAGATCAcaacattgattcttccaattgTAAATACTGATTAGTAGTCATTTACATTTATGTATAAAGGTTTGTGCATGTTGAAGAACTTACAGAAAGGTTCTGTCTTCCACCTCTGGTTATCATTTTTATTCCACTCCCACAAAAGAATTTCGGTGCCATCATGAATACCAGTGTCACCAATGGATGCATCTATATTAAGCTTAATATTGTCCACCATTCTTACTGCGTGAAAACCATCGCCCAAATCCTTGCTTTCTGTCCAAAGAACAGACAAGTCAAGCGTATATGGGTTGAATTCCGTCAGCTGAACCTACACAAGGATCCATAGgaattttacaaaaagaaaagaTCGACCAAAATATTTGCTATATATTCCTGGAAGTCCATAATTACACCTGATTGGCATATTGTAAACAATAGCTAAAAGCCCATTAAAGAACTGATACAATTTCAAGTTCAGATGATCAGATTTAAACATCTAATGATTGTACATGAAGATCGACATACTGGTTTATGAGCTGGATCGGTAGGCTGTTGCAGAGCCTGTCCAGTAGCTTTATTTACCAGAGCAAAAGAGGGAAAACCCTCTTCGTCTTTGACTCTCGTGCTAAACTTCTCATCCTTTATCCAATGCTGTGTAAAAATGTAAAAAGGTCAACTAATGTTAAGCGGATGAGCTGATTGAAGAAGGAGGAATTAAAGTGTGTATACCTGATGAAGATCGGAGGAGTTGGTGGGTGCAATAACCGGTGCTCCATCACGGATGGTGAGTGAGTAATCAGTCTTGATCTTGGTGTAAAATCTAACAGTGGGTTTGTTGTCAGTGTACTTCGGTGTTTGATCCATTTTTTCTTGATTTAATTGGGGTGTGTGTTGGAAGTTAAGTAAGAAAGGAGATGTCGAGGGCAATTAGAAGATTGTGTTCTTTGGTCGGTGGAAAATCACGTGCCCATATGTCACTTTTTTATTCAGAAATTGATTGATACGTATAAAGTTCTTTTTTTTCATGACACTAATGGTCGTGCCCACAATCTTTATTTATAATTCAAATATTTTGTATACAGCGAGATTTAAATCCTTTGATGCGTAgaaagattttatttttatttttttttaaccggCAAATATTATAAGGGACGACCGCCTAACAAGGTACTAGGCGGGCCCAAAAAAAGAAAGGAATTACAATTGGTTTTGGATTACAAACATTTCAGCGGACAAGTACACCAATAAGCCCAATTATACCGACAATTGATTCTCTTGTGTCTAAGCCAAACGAGGACAAGAGACATAACATTATCTATAATATGGAAGGGGGTAGATTGAATGCTTCTAAACACCCAGTCACATCTCTTTTTCCATAGTAACCATATGGCACCATAACAAACACTAATTAGATTGTTTCTCCTTCTCTGACATCTCCCCCAAGTTTTTACAAATCTGATGAGTTCTCCGATGGTTTGGAATTGTGGATTCGGAATCTCGCACCATTTAAACATCAGGTCTCATACTGTGCTCGCCGTTGAGCAACGAAACAGAACGTGCTTCGAATCTTCATCCTCGAGATGGCATTGGGAGCATGTTGAGTGTAATATTGTGACTCCTCTCTTCTTTAATGCCACATTTGTTGGGATACGTCCTAGATTAGCTTTCCAAATAAAAGTATTGACCTTTAAGGGAATATCATGGATCTAAGGGATGATTACTTCGTTGTTTGCCGGTTCTACATTATCAATCTTGAGTCTAATCACCTCTACATGAAACGTACCATCCTCCGATAAGGGACAATTCCATGTATCAGGTTCTGGGGTTGGCTGGTGTTCTCCAATGACATCATATAGCATCCTAAGACTATGAATTTGTTCAGCAGATGCAGGGGTTGATCTCCATTCCCAAGTGTGGCCCTCTGCTTGTACTCTTTGACTAACCCTGCAAGTCTTATGCCTTTCAAGCTGATAAAGTTCTGGGAATTTGTCTTTTAAAGACTCACTATCGCACCAACTGTCCAACCAGAAGAGGGTGTCGTTACCATTCCTCACTTGTTTCTTTAAAATGTCATGAAAATTTATTCCCACCTTAGTTAGGTCAGTCATCACTTCCGATATGTTTTTCCACGCACCTGAAATAGTTCTTTTTGATTAAACGTTGAAGGGTTTGTTATGCAAATTATGAATTCCCATAATTACACCCATAAggttgttttgtttgtttttagtGCCCACCACCATTTGGCAATCAATGATATGTTAAAGGCCTTCAGTGAGCCAAGGCCAAGTCCCCCTTTCTCCTTTGAAGTAACGACTTTTCCCCACGATACCCAAGCTATTTTTCGTTTGTTACCACTCCCACCCCATAAGAATTGTCTACGAATTTTTTCAAGAGTGTCAATAACTCCCGCCGGAGCCACAAATAGAGAGAAATAATACAATGGTAAGCTGCCAAGTACCGCTTTGGCTAAGGTTAATCTTCCTCCAAAGGAAAGCAC of the Lactuca sativa cultivar Salinas chromosome 6, Lsat_Salinas_v11, whole genome shotgun sequence genome contains:
- the LOC111905361 gene encoding ricin B-like lectin R40G3 — its product is MDQTPKYTDNKPTVRFYTKIKTDYSLTIRDGAPVIAPTNSSDLHQHWIKDEKFSTRVKDEEGFPSFALVNKATGQALQQPTDPAHKPVQLTEFNPYTLDLSVLWTESKDLGDGFHAVRMVDNIKLNIDASIGDTGIHDGTEILLWEWNKNDNQRWKTEPF